Sequence from the Nitrosopumilus maritimus SCM1 genome:
CAAGAGATATGGAACAAGATTCCACATGTAGAAGGAGACAAGATAGTTAACGCAACACCACTAGTTGACTTGACTGCAGATTTGAAAGAATGTGCAAAGAGTGTCTTTAAACTAAACCTTGATGACAAGGATTTCAAAATTTACGGAAAGTTTGATTCAGAATTACTTAGCGGCTCCATCAAAGTAAGAGCAGCATCACACATCATTCACGAGGCAATCAAAGAAGGAAAATGTAATGGAAAGAGAGTAGTAATTGAAGCCACATCAGGGAACTTTGGAATTGCATTAGGATTATTATCAAAACTTGGTGTAACTGTAGTTGCACTTGTTTCAAGAAAATTACAAGAGGGCGTCTTCAAAGAATTAAGAAACGAGAATATCAAAATTATGGATTTGGATATGGATATTTGTCCAGCTCCTGGAATGGAGAACAAAGCAGACGAGATGGCTGCTAAAGCAACTGCAGGAAATATTCGCTCACAGTTAACTGAGATGGGATTTGATCCTCAAATCTTTGACAACAACCTTACAGAGATTGAAGCACTGTTAGCAAAACAAGACATCATTAATTTGGCAAGATACCTTGCAGACATTTACGATTTGTTTTGCCCAAAGCAATACGACAATGAACTAAACATTGACATTCACAATACAGTAACTGCACCTGAAATTGATCAGCAATTACACGAACTTGGTGATTCCCTAGAAGATTATGCATTGTATTGTTCATTTGGAACAGGCGGCACATCAGGTGGTTTGAGCAAATACATGACTGAAAAATACAACAAAAAGGCAGTTCATGTAGTATTTCCCCCACTAGGTCAAGATGTTGCAGGAATCAGAACAAAATCAAAGGCTGAAGGACTCACACTATACAATCCTGAATCATACACAGAACACGAGATTGACTTTGAGAATGCAAAATTGATTCTCAAGTATATGGTAGATAAGGGACATGACATTGGTGAGAGCAGTGCATTGGAATTGTTTGCAGCACTAGAGATGGCATACAAGGGTGAAATCAAAAAGGCAGTAGTAATGATTGCAGATGGAATTGACAAATACAGGAAGAATTTTGAGATGATTGGAAAGGGCAGTGATGTTCCAATGAGAGTGTCACTAGAAGATGCAGCAGCTGTTGCAGGAGATTATGATAATATTATTTGGGTTCACACACAGTACACACCTAAAGAAGAAGGAATCGAGATTATTGCAAAGTCATTAGGTGTTGATAAATCAAAAATTACTATACCAAAAGCATCTACTATCAACAACCTATTATCAACACAACAAGTTCCTGAAGAACTTAGCAAAGAACTAGATGGCTCTAAGGGAAAATCATTGTTAGTGTGTATGGCAGGAAACACATCACTTATGACTGCACAAGTTTTAGCAAGCAAAGGAATAGTTACCCAGAGTTTGAATGGCGGAATAACCAATTTGCCTGAAGGAAGAGGTAAAAATCCTGGTGAATACATTCAGGTAGCTAGAGAATAATTTGAAATGCCTTTCAGTATCTCAACCATTTGCTGAATTAATCATTTTAGGAAAAAAAACAATAGAGTTACGCAAATGGAATACAAACTATCGTGGAGAATTACTGATTCATTCACCACTAAAAATTAGAAAAGAAGATGCAAAGCGATTAAAGATTGACAAAAAATTTGTCACAGGTGCAATTGTTGGGAAAGTGGAAATCTATGATGTAAAAA
This genomic interval carries:
- a CDS encoding pyridoxal-phosphate dependent enzyme, which gives rise to MSENQNYDPALLEKFEQEIWNKIPHVEGDKIVNATPLVDLTADLKECAKSVFKLNLDDKDFKIYGKFDSELLSGSIKVRAASHIIHEAIKEGKCNGKRVVIEATSGNFGIALGLLSKLGVTVVALVSRKLQEGVFKELRNENIKIMDLDMDICPAPGMENKADEMAAKATAGNIRSQLTEMGFDPQIFDNNLTEIEALLAKQDIINLARYLADIYDLFCPKQYDNELNIDIHNTVTAPEIDQQLHELGDSLEDYALYCSFGTGGTSGGLSKYMTEKYNKKAVHVVFPPLGQDVAGIRTKSKAEGLTLYNPESYTEHEIDFENAKLILKYMVDKGHDIGESSALELFAALEMAYKGEIKKAVVMIADGIDKYRKNFEMIGKGSDVPMRVSLEDAAAVAGDYDNIIWVHTQYTPKEEGIEIIAKSLGVDKSKITIPKASTINNLLSTQQVPEELSKELDGSKGKSLLVCMAGNTSLMTAQVLASKGIVTQSLNGGITNLPEGRGKNPGEYIQVARE